In one Alnus glutinosa chromosome 14, dhAlnGlut1.1, whole genome shotgun sequence genomic region, the following are encoded:
- the LOC133856689 gene encoding uncharacterized protein LOC133856689 gives MVHIWNLFAKAGSIWVVWVETVWLRGKSFWQVPIPQNSSWSWRKILKLRLLARPFLSFKIGTGSRIFMWYDSWHPAGCLIEKYGLRTTYDAGHNIGPMLSSIIKNGEWHWKSARSERLVEIQCRLPDISIGNKDTPIRKSSTAIPRHSFILWLAFRDGLTTKYRMSLWGYTGSMIVELLILLSPGMMWLTGLKGG, from the exons ATGGTTCACATCTGGAATTTGTTTGCCAAGGCCGGTTCCATTTGGGTTGTTTGGGTGGAAACAGTGTGGTTAAGAGGGAAAAGCTTTTGGCAAGTCCCTATACCACAAAATAGCTCTTGGAGTTGGAGGAAGATCTTGAAGCTTAGGCTCCTTGCTAGGCCTTTTCTTAGTTTCAAGATTGGCACTGGCAGTCGGATCTTCATGTGGTATGACTCTTGGCACCCTGCTGGTTGTCTTATTGAGAAATATGGATTAAGAACTACTTATGATGCAGGACATAACATTGGACCCATGCTATCTTCTATTATAAAAAATGGAGAATGGCATTGGAAATCTGCTCGTTCGGAAAGGTTGGTGGAAATTCAGTGCAGGCTTCCTGATATCTCTATTGGAAATAAGGATACACCTATTCGGAAGTCCAGTACTG CCATTCCAAGGCACTCTTTTATTCTTTGGCTGGCTTTTAGGGATGGTTTAACTACCAAGTATAGGATGAGCTTGTGGGGATATACTGGTTCTATG ATTGTGGAGTTGTTGATCCTCCTGTCTCCTGGAATGATGTGGTTAACTGGTTTAAAGGGGGGATGA